tcataagatttatatatgtatatatatatacttgccATCAAAGTCATCAAAGATAACAAGTGGACTTTTACCACCTAATTCAAGACTGACTCGTTTGAGATTACTTTTGGCAACTGCTTCCATAATAAGATGTCCAAcctaaaaagaacgaaacgatatTTGATTGGAAAATTAAAGGATATTGtacgatacgataaaaatacgataattaCTTCAACTGATCCTGTGAAAGTAATTTTCTGAATATCTGGATGTTTAGCTATAGCAGCTCCTGCCGTTGGTCCATATCCTGTAATAACATTGACAACACCAGGTGGAAATCCTGCCTCTTTGATCAATGCTGCTGCATACAAAGCACTTAATGGAGTTTGTTCCGCTGGTTTCAGAACAATAGTACAACCTGCTGCTAAAGCCATAGCCCATTTCCATGCTAACATCATAAATGGATAATTCCATGGGATGATTTGTCCAACAACTCCTACTGGTTCCTTACGTGTAAATACAAAACTAGAAccatctaataaaaaataatagtatcaggaaatcataatttttctttaacatatatacaaatataatataatctttataatattattgaatatctaatatagtattattaaatatacctGCAGGAATAGTTTGaccatttattttatcacaCCATCCAGCGTAATAACGAAACACATCTAtgctaaattttatatcaaaaacagCATCACCATATGTTTTTCCATTGTCAATACTTTCAAGACTAGCTATATAATTTAAGTCTCTCTGTACAAGATCCGCAAACTGAACACAGATACAcaacatatatttatgaagaatataatataattatatatagatctataactaatatattgaaaatatataaataataatactttgttTATAAGTGTCCCTCTGAGTGATGCATCCATTGTTCTCCATTCTGAACATCTTGAAAATGCTTTTTTTGCAGCTGCTACAGCTTTATTGACATCAACCTAATGACAaagatacattaaaaatatttaccttcTCAtcctaaattttatatatatatgtaaagaagaaaatatttcgacaaTACCTCGTCACCTTCAGAAATTTGAGcgattatttcttcattagCAGGATTTATGGTCGAAAATTTTTTCCCACTTTCAGCATCCACgaattcattattaatgaacaactattaattttaacggttataataattttatatgattattcttAAGTTCTATcacttaatttaaaaatttatttacctgAGTATATTTAACATTGACTTTCGAAATGGACATGGTTGTTAATTTTGTATCTTTAATTTATTCCAACGTTTCATTTCTCGAATGCTCTTGTAGATTACAGCAAGTAGACAAACAATTTTgcttatataacataaaaagcGAATATCATTTTAGAGATAATGAGGATATATGCAACAATGATACAATAAAATGTGACTTgcgtatttataaaattattaaggaataacaagaaaacattttataatgattctttctttatatatttaaatatttacatatgtcaATTATTACTGTatgtaaacaaatatatcattttgattACGAAGGCATTTGATGGGTCAATAATAACATAACCTTAGAAAcagacgaaaaataaaattttatacgttacatttttcgattattatatcatttttagataatatatacacaaatatcaattaaaaattaatatttcattactcTTTATccttgtaataaataaattaaaaaaattaaaaaatgttaaatgcCGAAGAGAAAAATGCATGCGGTGATGTCCAAGTTGATCAACGCGTTGTGGATGaggtataattaat
Above is a window of Vespula vulgaris chromosome 4, iyVesVulg1.1, whole genome shotgun sequence DNA encoding:
- the LOC127063160 gene encoding aldehyde dehydrogenase 1A1-like, coding for MSISKVNVKYTQLFINNEFVDAESGKKFSTINPANEEIIAQISEGDEVDVNKAVAAAKKAFSRCSEWRTMDASLRGTLINKFADLVQRDLNYIASLESIDNGKTYGDAVFDIKFSIDVFRYYAGWCDKINGQTIPADGSSFVFTRKEPVGVVGQIIPWNYPFMMLAWKWAMALAAGCTIVLKPAEQTPLSALYAAALIKEAGFPPGVVNVITGYGPTAGAAIAKHPDIQKITFTGSVEVGHLIMEAVAKSNLKRVSLELGGKSPLVIFDDFDVKKAAAIAHTAIFANHGQSCCAGSRTFVHSKIYDEFVQHAKHLALDIKVGDPFNSETNQGPQIDEEMFNKVLYFINSGKEEGAVLETGGERYGNVGFFIKPTVFSHVTDKMKIASEEIFGPVQCILKFDTMEEVIERANKTMYGLAAGVLTNNIDKAITFANAVEAGSVWVNHYDAITPQTPFGGYKKSGIGRELGEEGLKEYLENKTVSIKLPTCN